One stretch of Limnohabitans sp. DNA includes these proteins:
- a CDS encoding porin family protein, with amino-acid sequence MQISMKSVALAASMTMASVQVLAQVYGEIGYQAITIKSTVNGNDVQSKPDAVVGYIGYDLHDNLAIEGSLSLGVGSADTTVNGASQRNPVSTKINHGYGIFLKPKVRVNESVELFGRLGYAQGKSTSSTVTVSSSETKSDWAYGLGVSYALRTKTYLSATWMRLYDKDSTKSNGLTVGVGYKF; translated from the coding sequence ATGCAAATATCTATGAAATCCGTGGCACTCGCTGCAAGCATGACCATGGCATCAGTGCAGGTGCTGGCGCAGGTGTACGGTGAAATCGGCTACCAAGCCATCACAATCAAGTCCACCGTCAACGGCAACGATGTGCAATCTAAGCCCGATGCTGTCGTTGGCTACATTGGCTATGACCTACACGACAATTTGGCAATCGAAGGCTCATTGAGTCTTGGCGTTGGCAGTGCAGACACAACGGTCAATGGGGCAAGCCAACGCAATCCTGTCAGCACAAAAATCAACCACGGCTATGGCATCTTTTTGAAACCTAAAGTGAGGGTGAATGAGTCGGTGGAACTCTTCGGACGCTTGGGGTATGCCCAAGGTAAAAGCACATCCTCGACTGTGACTGTCTCAAGCTCAGAAACGAAATCAGATTGGGCGTATGGCCTTGGTGTGAGTTATGCCCTACGCACCAAGACGTACCTGAGTGCGACGTGGATGCGGTTGTATGACAAAGACAGCACCAAAAGCAACGGTCTGACCGTCGGCGTGGGCTACAAGTTCTGA